A genome region from Bradyrhizobium sp. WSM1417 includes the following:
- a CDS encoding CaiB/BaiF CoA-transferase family protein codes for MGGVLDGVRVLDFGRYIAGPYCATLLAEFGAEVIRVEKRDGSEDRFVAPVGETGEGALFLQVNRNKKCLTLDPMKPEGQEVMRRLIATADVVVANLPPQTLRAMKLDYDSLKAIKPDIILTTATAFGGPGPWSDRVGFDGVGQVMSGSVYMTGAGDPPYRAAVNWVDFGTALHCAFGTLAALIERGKSGRGQIVEGALLATALSFTNATLIEQAVINVNRVPTGNLGQTAAPADIYRTRDGWVLCQVTGHPLFKRWARLMGEEEQWLNDPRFADDISRGNNGAVISERMARWCAERTTQEAVDTLGKAMIPTGPVLSPQQALDHPHVRAAGFMQDVAYPGLPKPAPVARAAVRLSETPGEIATRPPTLGEHTDLILTELGYDKAAIAALRQGGIV; via the coding sequence ATGGGAGGGGTTCTGGACGGCGTCCGGGTTCTTGATTTCGGGCGCTATATCGCGGGGCCCTATTGCGCGACCTTGCTGGCCGAATTCGGCGCCGAGGTCATTCGCGTGGAGAAGCGCGATGGCAGCGAGGACCGCTTCGTGGCGCCGGTCGGCGAAACTGGCGAAGGTGCGCTGTTCCTTCAGGTCAACCGCAACAAGAAGTGCCTCACGCTCGATCCGATGAAGCCGGAAGGGCAGGAGGTGATGCGCCGGCTGATTGCGACCGCGGACGTGGTCGTCGCCAATCTGCCGCCGCAGACCTTGCGCGCGATGAAGCTCGACTACGATTCACTCAAGGCGATCAAGCCGGACATCATCCTGACGACCGCCACCGCGTTCGGCGGGCCGGGACCGTGGTCCGACCGCGTCGGTTTCGACGGCGTAGGCCAGGTCATGTCGGGCTCGGTATACATGACCGGGGCCGGCGATCCGCCCTACCGGGCCGCGGTCAACTGGGTTGATTTCGGGACGGCGCTGCATTGCGCGTTCGGCACGCTCGCCGCGCTGATCGAGCGCGGCAAATCCGGGCGCGGGCAGATCGTCGAGGGTGCATTGCTCGCAACCGCCTTGTCCTTCACCAATGCCACGCTGATCGAGCAGGCCGTCATCAACGTCAATCGGGTGCCGACAGGCAATCTCGGCCAGACCGCGGCGCCCGCCGACATCTACCGCACCAGGGACGGCTGGGTGCTGTGCCAGGTCACGGGGCATCCGCTGTTCAAGCGCTGGGCCAGGCTGATGGGCGAAGAGGAGCAGTGGCTGAACGATCCGCGCTTTGCCGACGACATCAGCCGCGGCAACAACGGCGCCGTCATCAGTGAGCGGATGGCACGCTGGTGCGCCGAGCGCACCACGCAGGAGGCCGTCGACACCCTGGGCAAGGCCATGATTCCGACCGGCCCCGTGCTGAGCCCGCAACAAGCGCTGGATCATCCGCACGTCCGCGCCGCCGGATTCATGCAGGACGTCGCCTATCCCGGCCTGCCGAAGCCCGCACCGGTGGCACGCGCCGCCGTCCGCCTCTCTGAAACGCCCGGCGAAATCGCGACGCGTCCGCCGACGCTCGGCGAGCATACCGATCTTATCCTGACCGAGCTCGGCTACGACAAGGCCGCGATCGCGGCGCTCCGGCAAGGCGGCATCGTCTAG
- a CDS encoding DUF72 domain-containing protein — MARVLIGTSGWHYASWRGPFFPEGVTLKQQLSYYAGQFDTTELNGVFYRTPTPEAVTAWREQTGRDFVFAWKASKFITHWKRLSDRSVNSLELLEDRISRLGGKAGPILFQLPPQFEADAGRLAGFFKLLSRKRRYSFEFRHPSWYQPRILRMLADENISLCLSDHHDAPAPWKRTADFVYVRGHGPSGRYHGNYTKPTLAQWARRIKSWKRQGCDVYVYFDNDQKSAAPADAQALKQLLNVRQSAAITTASRRAGAVVHR, encoded by the coding sequence ATGGCGCGCGTTCTGATCGGAACTTCCGGCTGGCATTACGCCTCCTGGCGAGGCCCGTTCTTTCCCGAGGGCGTGACGCTGAAGCAGCAGCTGAGCTACTACGCCGGACAGTTCGACACCACCGAGCTGAACGGCGTGTTCTACCGCACCCCGACGCCGGAGGCCGTCACGGCTTGGCGGGAGCAGACCGGCCGCGATTTCGTCTTCGCGTGGAAAGCGTCGAAATTCATCACGCATTGGAAGCGCCTGTCGGATCGCTCGGTGAACAGCCTCGAGCTACTCGAGGATCGCATCTCACGGCTCGGCGGCAAGGCCGGCCCGATCCTGTTCCAGCTGCCGCCGCAATTCGAAGCCGACGCGGGCCGCCTCGCCGGCTTCTTCAAGCTGTTGTCGCGGAAGCGGCGTTACAGTTTCGAATTCCGTCATCCGAGCTGGTATCAGCCGCGCATCTTGCGGATGCTGGCCGACGAGAACATCTCGCTGTGCCTGTCCGACCATCACGACGCGCCGGCGCCATGGAAGCGCACGGCGGATTTCGTCTATGTGCGCGGACACGGACCAAGCGGGCGCTATCACGGGAACTATACAAAACCCACGCTGGCGCAATGGGCGCGGCGCATCAAGTCCTGGAAGCGGCAGGGCTGCGACGTCTACGTCTATTTCGACAATGACCAGAAGAGCGCGGCGCCGGCCGATGCACAGGCGTTGAAGCAATTGCTCAACGTGCGGCAAAGCGCGGCGATCACGACGGCAAGCCGCCGCGCAGGTGCCGTTGTTCACCGCTAG
- a CDS encoding amidohydrolase, giving the protein MTPELHQKLTAWRRHLHAHPELSLQEKATAAFVQDKLTELGISFEAGVGGHGIVATLTRGHAQGRVGLRADMDALPISEDTGLAYASQNPGVMHACGHDGHTASLLGAAALLAADTSWSGTVDFIFQPAEEGYGGSRAMVAAGLFDRFPMDRVFGFHNWPGLAVGTIAVHDGVVMASGGRVSITIDGHAGHAGMPHLTRDPVMAAGHLIVALQSIVSRSVDPLDTAVLSLCTLEGGTARNQIAGRVSIGGTLRYHRDAVKDTVVARIEQICAGIATSFGVKVTPEIVIGVGVVINTLAEADLARLAADKVRAELRRDLAPSMAGEDFAHFLSRRPGAFVWIGNGELRDGAELHGPRYDFNDAILPVASGWMAEVAKAALASN; this is encoded by the coding sequence TTGACCCCCGAGCTGCACCAGAAACTGACCGCGTGGCGCCGGCATTTGCATGCGCATCCCGAACTGTCCCTCCAGGAGAAAGCGACCGCCGCCTTCGTGCAGGACAAGCTCACCGAGCTCGGCATTTCCTTCGAGGCCGGGGTTGGCGGCCACGGCATCGTCGCGACCTTGACGCGCGGGCACGCCCAGGGCCGCGTCGGCCTGCGCGCCGACATGGATGCGCTGCCGATCAGCGAAGATACGGGGCTCGCCTACGCTTCGCAAAATCCCGGTGTGATGCATGCCTGCGGCCATGACGGGCATACCGCTTCGCTGCTCGGCGCCGCCGCCCTGCTCGCCGCCGACACCAGTTGGAGCGGCACGGTCGATTTCATCTTCCAGCCGGCCGAGGAAGGTTATGGCGGCTCGCGCGCAATGGTCGCGGCCGGGCTGTTCGATCGCTTTCCGATGGATCGGGTGTTCGGCTTTCACAACTGGCCGGGACTCGCCGTAGGCACCATCGCGGTCCATGACGGCGTCGTCATGGCCTCCGGCGGGCGCGTCAGCATCACCATCGACGGCCATGCCGGTCACGCCGGCATGCCGCATCTGACGCGCGATCCGGTAATGGCGGCCGGCCATTTGATCGTGGCGCTGCAATCGATCGTGTCGCGCAGCGTCGATCCGCTCGACACCGCCGTGCTCTCGCTCTGCACGCTGGAAGGCGGCACGGCACGCAACCAGATCGCCGGACGCGTCTCGATCGGCGGCACGTTGCGCTACCATCGTGATGCGGTAAAGGACACCGTCGTGGCGCGGATCGAACAGATCTGCGCCGGGATTGCCACGAGCTTCGGCGTCAAGGTCACGCCCGAGATCGTCATTGGCGTCGGCGTCGTCATCAACACGCTGGCCGAGGCGGATCTCGCGCGCCTCGCTGCGGACAAGGTGCGGGCCGAGCTGCGGCGCGACCTCGCGCCCAGCATGGCCGGGGAAGATTTCGCCCACTTTCTCTCGCGGCGCCCCGGCGCCTTCGTCTGGATTGGCAATGGCGAATTGCGGGATGGCGCCGAGCTGCACGGCCCGCGCTATGATTTCAACGATGCGATCCTGCCGGTGGCCTCAGGCTGGATGGCGGAAGTTGCCAAGGCGGCGCTGGCTTCGAACTAG
- a CDS encoding mandelate racemase/muconate lactonizing enzyme family protein — MPRISNIETGFYRIPLPVMLSDSTHGDIAAFELITCRVRDADGAEGVGYTYTVGRNGGAVADILKREIPPLVEGHEADDTEAIWHQVWWALHYGGRGGPAVLALSALDIALWDLKARRAKLPLYRLLGGFDARVPCYAGGIDLDLSVEALLKQTDGNLAKGFRAIKMKAGRPDLKSDVARVSAMRQHLGDGFPLMVDANMKWTVEEAIRAARAFQPYDLTWLEEPVIPDDVAGHVRIMQVGGVPIAAGENLRSLWEFKNYIVAGAVSYPEPDVTNCGGVSAFMKIARLAEAFNLPVTSHGAHDITVHLLAACPNRSYLEAHGFGLDKYIEHPLVLQDGLALAPDRIGHGISFDWNGLTKLSA, encoded by the coding sequence ATGCCGCGCATTTCAAACATCGAGACCGGATTCTACCGGATCCCTCTCCCCGTCATGCTCTCCGACTCGACCCACGGCGACATCGCAGCGTTCGAGCTGATCACCTGCCGGGTGCGCGATGCCGATGGCGCCGAGGGCGTCGGCTACACCTACACGGTCGGGCGCAATGGCGGCGCCGTCGCCGACATCCTCAAACGCGAAATCCCCCCGCTGGTCGAGGGCCATGAAGCCGATGATACCGAGGCGATCTGGCATCAGGTCTGGTGGGCGCTGCATTATGGCGGCCGCGGCGGGCCGGCAGTGCTGGCGCTCTCGGCCCTCGACATCGCGCTGTGGGATTTGAAAGCGCGGCGCGCGAAGCTGCCGCTGTATCGATTGCTCGGCGGCTTCGATGCGCGCGTGCCCTGCTATGCCGGCGGCATCGACCTCGATCTTTCGGTCGAGGCGCTGCTGAAGCAGACCGACGGCAATCTCGCCAAAGGCTTTCGCGCCATCAAGATGAAGGCCGGCCGGCCCGACCTCAAGTCGGATGTGGCGCGGGTCTCCGCGATGCGACAGCATCTCGGCGACGGCTTTCCGCTGATGGTGGATGCCAACATGAAATGGACGGTCGAGGAAGCGATCCGCGCCGCCCGCGCGTTCCAACCCTACGACCTCACCTGGCTCGAGGAGCCTGTTATCCCCGACGATGTCGCGGGCCATGTCCGCATCATGCAGGTCGGCGGCGTGCCGATCGCGGCGGGCGAGAATTTGCGTTCGCTGTGGGAGTTCAAGAATTACATCGTCGCGGGCGCGGTGTCCTATCCCGAGCCTGACGTCACCAATTGCGGCGGCGTCTCCGCTTTCATGAAGATCGCGCGGCTGGCGGAGGCGTTCAACCTGCCCGTCACCAGCCATGGCGCGCACGACATCACCGTGCACCTGCTCGCGGCCTGTCCGAACCGGTCGTACCTGGAGGCGCACGGTTTTGGGCTCGACAAATATATCGAGCATCCGCTGGTGCTGCAGGATGGGCTTGCGCTCGCGCCGGACCGTATCGGACACGGCATCAGCTTCGACTGGAACGGGCTGACGAAGCTGTCGGCGTAG
- a CDS encoding alpha/beta hydrolase produces the protein MLVPVEAAESTSRVPVLVATTRERAAVDTGDMFSRERAATMSYAMVSVSIPPDEARVVGAIQWPTVPPGDPRREFVTVSADYLDRTAFNTAINSVAKKTRRSKAMIFVHGFNNRFDDAVYRFAQIVQDSRAPVIPILFSWPSQGLVGLRAYERDGEVARESVGSLDGLIEQVALNPAIREVTVLCHSMGCLITLNALQARARRTGKIGGKIRNVAMVAPDVDFAAFREQMQEMGSSRPRFALFLSQDDGALKLSKSIAGGLTRLGDVNAEEEPYKDELARANILVFDITRLQGQAHSRAFEDVTTVMGMIERRLAQGQQLAEDASRRPAAGAPAQ, from the coding sequence GTGCTCGTTCCGGTCGAGGCCGCGGAGAGCACGTCACGTGTTCCGGTGCTTGTAGCAACGACCCGCGAGCGCGCCGCCGTCGACACTGGCGACATGTTCAGCCGCGAACGTGCCGCCACGATGTCCTACGCGATGGTCTCTGTCTCAATTCCGCCTGACGAGGCCCGCGTGGTCGGAGCGATCCAGTGGCCGACGGTGCCGCCCGGCGATCCGCGCCGCGAGTTCGTCACGGTGTCGGCCGACTATCTCGACAGGACCGCCTTCAATACTGCCATCAACAGTGTCGCCAAGAAGACCCGCCGCAGCAAGGCGATGATCTTCGTCCACGGCTTCAACAACCGCTTCGACGATGCGGTCTATCGCTTCGCGCAAATCGTCCAGGACTCGAGAGCCCCGGTGATTCCGATCCTGTTCTCTTGGCCCTCGCAAGGCCTGGTCGGATTGCGCGCCTATGAGCGCGACGGCGAGGTCGCCCGTGAATCCGTCGGATCGCTCGACGGGCTGATCGAGCAGGTGGCGCTCAACCCCGCAATCCGCGAGGTCACCGTGCTCTGCCATTCCATGGGCTGCCTGATCACGCTGAATGCCCTCCAGGCCAGGGCACGCCGGACTGGGAAGATCGGCGGCAAGATCAGGAACGTGGCTATGGTGGCCCCCGATGTCGACTTCGCGGCGTTTCGCGAACAGATGCAGGAGATGGGATCGTCGCGGCCGCGATTCGCGCTGTTCCTGTCGCAGGATGACGGTGCGCTGAAGCTGTCGAAGTCGATCGCGGGCGGCCTCACCCGGCTCGGCGATGTCAACGCGGAGGAAGAGCCTTACAAGGACGAACTGGCGCGGGCCAATATTCTGGTGTTCGACATCACCCGCTTACAGGGACAAGCGCATTCGCGCGCCTTCGAAGACGTGACCACCGTGATGGGCATGATCGAGCGCAGGCTCGCTCAAGGTCAGCAGCTTGCCGAGGACGCTTCGCGGCGACCGGCCGCCGGCGCGCCGGCGCAATAG
- a CDS encoding M20/M25/M40 family metallo-hydrolase, which produces MPVDTKAATDRLMRFLAVEGVTGQEAAIGRELTAALKESGVPAKAIRLDDANTRIPVPTETGNLIVDLPGRGALHNQPRIMFMTHMDTVPLCAGARPKKSGRKIVNEAKTALGGDNRCGCGVLVTLAAELEKQQLDHPPITLLFCVREESGLYGARHVKLDELGSPVMAFNYDGGSASNVVIGAVGADRWTVEIFGRASHAGVAPERGISSTMILALALADVKAGGWFGKVVKRKQQGTSNVGPVTGGEGRPAGDATNVVTDYVHVRGESRSHDGKFFKEITKAYKAAFEKAAKKVTNAQGKSGKVKFKAETDYFPFRMKDNLPVVKRAVEAVSAVGGTPNVRTANGGLDANWMVRHGVPTVTFGAGQNEAHTIDEWINLDEYDRACALAVQLATMR; this is translated from the coding sequence ATGCCTGTCGACACCAAAGCCGCCACCGACCGCCTCATGCGCTTTCTCGCCGTCGAGGGCGTCACCGGACAGGAGGCCGCGATCGGGCGTGAGCTCACGGCTGCGCTGAAGGAGAGCGGCGTGCCGGCGAAAGCGATTCGGCTCGACGACGCCAATACCCGTATTCCGGTGCCAACCGAGACCGGCAACCTCATCGTCGACCTGCCCGGCCGCGGCGCGCTGCACAACCAGCCGCGCATTATGTTCATGACCCACATGGATACCGTGCCGCTCTGCGCCGGCGCCAGGCCGAAGAAGTCTGGTCGCAAGATCGTCAACGAGGCCAAGACCGCGCTCGGCGGCGACAATCGCTGCGGCTGCGGCGTGCTGGTGACGCTAGCAGCCGAGCTCGAAAAGCAACAGCTCGATCATCCGCCGATCACGCTTTTGTTCTGCGTGCGCGAGGAGAGCGGGCTCTACGGCGCGCGCCACGTCAAGCTGGACGAGCTTGGCTCGCCGGTGATGGCGTTCAACTATGACGGCGGCTCGGCCTCCAACGTCGTCATCGGTGCGGTCGGTGCGGATCGCTGGACCGTCGAGATCTTCGGCCGCGCCTCGCATGCCGGCGTCGCGCCGGAGCGCGGCATCTCCTCGACCATGATCCTCGCGCTTGCGCTGGCCGACGTGAAGGCCGGCGGCTGGTTCGGCAAGGTGGTCAAGCGCAAGCAGCAAGGTACCAGCAATGTCGGCCCCGTCACCGGCGGCGAGGGGCGGCCTGCAGGCGACGCCACCAACGTCGTCACCGACTACGTACATGTGCGCGGGGAAAGCCGCAGCCATGACGGAAAATTCTTCAAGGAGATCACGAAAGCCTACAAGGCCGCGTTCGAGAAGGCGGCCAAGAAAGTCACCAACGCGCAAGGCAAGTCCGGCAAGGTCAAGTTCAAGGCCGAGACCGATTATTTCCCGTTCCGCATGAAGGACAACCTTCCCGTCGTCAAACGCGCGGTAGAGGCCGTATCCGCCGTCGGCGGCACCCCGAACGTGCGCACCGCCAATGGCGGCCTCGATGCCAACTGGATGGTCCGCCACGGCGTTCCGACCGTGACCTTCGGCGCCGGCCAGAACGAGGCGCACACGATCGACGAGTGGATCAATCTGGACGAATACGACCGCGCCTGCGCGCTGGCCGTGCAGCTCGCGACGATGCGGTGA
- a CDS encoding MFS transporter produces MTTAATHDAGATRALIFALLALACGHMLSTLLRTIPAVSLDLMAADFGIEPQALASLTSVYPFAFAAAQIPVGAAMDRFGVRPVSLSLLAGTVVGAIASGFATGPESFAVGQVLLGVATSGMLMCPMTLAAKQLSAARFGLWSGAILSIGNIGMLLSSSPLAFVVDTYGWRAGFWISALGGVAVALAVFLLVPNQPAEHKDESSPLSQMIEVLRLGLSRPLRGLIALALVSLATSLVLRGLWGGPWLMQVKGLSRVEAGNQLGAFTLAMIAGPLLVGMIDRRIGHRRALVAGTHLVGALLLALMALGAPHYAIAMLLGLPVMPPQYDLVLFVLIGLATSAQPLLFGMSRQLVDAQVAGKALAAINLAFFLGAALMQSVTGGVAAFAGLPAVLLFMAAMLGIGALIFLVYTSPRPTIE; encoded by the coding sequence ATGACCACTGCCGCCACCCACGACGCGGGAGCCACCCGCGCGCTGATCTTTGCGCTGCTTGCACTGGCCTGCGGGCACATGCTCTCGACCTTGCTGCGCACCATTCCGGCGGTCAGCCTCGACCTGATGGCGGCGGATTTCGGCATCGAACCCCAGGCGCTGGCGAGCCTCACCTCGGTCTACCCGTTCGCGTTTGCGGCCGCGCAGATCCCGGTCGGTGCGGCGATGGACCGCTTTGGCGTGCGGCCGGTGTCGCTGAGCCTGCTCGCGGGAACCGTGGTCGGCGCCATCGCGTCGGGGTTCGCGACAGGACCCGAAAGCTTCGCGGTCGGACAGGTGCTGCTGGGCGTCGCCACCTCCGGCATGCTGATGTGCCCGATGACATTGGCGGCCAAGCAATTGTCGGCCGCGCGCTTCGGGCTGTGGTCCGGTGCGATCCTCTCGATCGGCAATATCGGCATGCTGTTGTCATCGAGCCCGCTCGCCTTCGTCGTCGACACCTACGGCTGGCGCGCCGGGTTCTGGATCTCGGCGCTCGGCGGCGTCGCCGTAGCGCTCGCGGTGTTCCTGCTGGTGCCGAATCAGCCGGCCGAGCACAAGGACGAATCCTCGCCGCTGTCGCAGATGATCGAGGTGCTCAGGCTGGGACTTTCGCGGCCCTTGCGCGGCCTGATCGCGCTGGCGCTGGTATCGCTTGCGACCTCGCTGGTGCTGCGCGGCCTGTGGGGCGGGCCGTGGCTGATGCAGGTCAAGGGATTGTCCCGAGTCGAGGCCGGCAACCAGCTCGGCGCCTTCACGCTGGCGATGATTGCAGGTCCCCTTCTCGTCGGCATGATCGACCGCAGGATCGGCCACCGCCGCGCGCTGGTGGCGGGAACGCACCTGGTCGGCGCATTGCTGCTGGCGCTGATGGCGTTAGGGGCGCCGCACTATGCCATCGCGATGCTGCTCGGCCTTCCCGTGATGCCGCCGCAATACGACCTGGTGCTGTTCGTGCTCATCGGCTTGGCGACCTCGGCGCAGCCGCTGCTGTTCGGCATGTCGCGGCAGCTGGTCGACGCGCAAGTGGCAGGCAAGGCGCTCGCGGCGATCAACCTCGCCTTCTTCCTCGGCGCGGCGCTGATGCAGTCGGTCACCGGCGGCGTGGCGGCGTTCGCGGGGCTGCCGGCGGTGCTGCTTTTCATGGCTGCCATGCTTGGCATCGGCGCGCTGATCTTTTTGGTCTATACCTCGCCAAGACCGACGATAGAGTAG
- the xylB gene encoding xylulokinase — protein MYLGIDLGTSAVKTVLVDEAQRVVASRSRSLTVSSPRPGHCEQDPAQWIEATFATLDALKADHARELAEVEGIGLSGQMHGATLLDAGHTPLRPCILWNDGRSFAECAELERCWPALRTTTGNKAMPGFTAPKLLWVARHEPEIFAATKLVLQPKAYLRLVLTGEAIEDVSDASGSLWLDVRSRDWSDEGLAATALSRRQMPRLVEGCAPAARLRSEMAQRWGMTGRPMIAGGAGDNPAGAVGIGAVNPGAAFISLGTSGALLVPTETIAANPERVVHIFCHAVPGRWIQAGAILSAASCLAWIARLFGTSEAELLAPLGLHPRAPSPVSFLPYLSGERTPHDDPDVRGMLDGLSHATDRDAIVQAVLEGVAFALADCRDVLAETGLAIAEADVIGGGSRSRFWLSALANVLNMPVHRFADGETGAAFGAARLGRLAVTGEAIDAVCTAPRRVETFEPEPALAQAYAERLPQWRRLYRPRR, from the coding sequence ATGTATCTCGGCATCGACCTCGGCACCTCCGCCGTCAAAACCGTTCTGGTCGACGAGGCGCAGCGCGTGGTGGCGAGCCGCAGCCGGTCGCTGACGGTCTCTTCGCCGCGTCCCGGCCATTGCGAGCAGGACCCGGCACAGTGGATCGAGGCCACGTTCGCAACGCTGGACGCCTTGAAGGCAGATCACGCGCGCGAACTGGCCGAGGTCGAGGGCATCGGCCTGTCCGGCCAGATGCACGGCGCGACGCTGCTCGACGCCGGTCACACGCCATTGCGGCCCTGCATTCTCTGGAATGACGGACGGTCCTTTGCGGAATGCGCCGAGCTGGAGCGGTGCTGGCCCGCCTTGCGGACGACGACAGGCAACAAGGCGATGCCGGGATTCACGGCGCCAAAACTGCTGTGGGTCGCCAGGCACGAGCCGGAGATCTTCGCGGCGACAAAACTCGTGCTGCAACCCAAGGCCTATCTGCGCCTGGTGCTGACGGGCGAGGCGATCGAGGATGTCTCGGACGCCTCCGGTTCGCTGTGGCTCGATGTTAGGAGTCGCGATTGGTCGGATGAGGGGCTCGCCGCGACCGCGCTGTCGCGCCGCCAGATGCCGCGCCTGGTCGAGGGCTGCGCGCCGGCGGCACGGCTGCGCAGCGAGATGGCGCAGCGCTGGGGCATGACCGGGCGGCCGATGATCGCGGGCGGGGCCGGCGACAATCCGGCGGGAGCTGTCGGCATCGGCGCCGTCAATCCCGGCGCAGCCTTCATTTCGCTCGGAACCTCCGGTGCATTGCTGGTGCCCACCGAGACGATCGCGGCCAACCCGGAGCGGGTCGTGCACATTTTCTGCCACGCCGTCCCCGGCAGGTGGATTCAAGCCGGCGCGATCCTCTCGGCAGCATCGTGCCTGGCCTGGATCGCGCGGCTGTTCGGGACCTCGGAGGCCGAGCTGCTGGCGCCGCTCGGGTTGCACCCGAGGGCGCCGTCGCCGGTCAGCTTCCTGCCGTATCTCTCCGGCGAACGCACACCGCACGACGACCCCGACGTGCGCGGCATGCTCGATGGGCTCAGTCACGCCACCGATCGTGACGCGATCGTGCAAGCCGTGCTGGAAGGCGTCGCCTTCGCGCTTGCGGACTGCCGGGACGTGCTTGCCGAGACAGGACTGGCGATCGCGGAGGCCGATGTCATCGGCGGCGGTTCGCGGTCGCGGTTCTGGTTGTCGGCGCTGGCCAATGTCCTGAACATGCCGGTGCATCGCTTTGCCGACGGCGAGACGGGCGCGGCATTCGGTGCGGCGCGGCTCGGCCGCCTCGCCGTCACCGGTGAGGCGATCGACGCCGTCTGCACCGCGCCACGGCGCGTCGAGACGTTCGAACCTGAGCCCGCGCTCGCGCAGGCCTATGCCGAGCGGCTGCCGCAATGGCGGCGCCTGTACCGGCCGCGGCGCTGA
- a CDS encoding sugar ABC transporter ATP-binding protein: MSEPILEMRRVSKSFFSIKALRDVDLTVYAGEIHALMGENGAGKSTLMKILSGAYRPDPGSEIRIDGQPVQISGPLGGRAAGIAIIYQELSLAPNLSVAENIYLGREVSRGGLLAREAMQAGVGPILARLGADFTPQTLVANLSMGQRQLVEIARALHARSRILIMDEPTTALSAGESERLFALIRQLRAEGLAIIYISHRMDEVYALGDRVTVLRDGTLVGSLDKGDIRADTIVRMMVGRDVSSFYKKEHDPRNDPNARSGAPVLAAVDIADGRRVKGCSLTVHAGEVVGLAGLVGAGRTELAHLIIGAAPMVSGHVEIEGRAVSIRTPGEALDAGIAYLTEDRKALGLFLDMSCLDNINLAVLGRDAKFGGILDRDKARDRAKRAFAGLGIRAANVGVPAGGLSGGNQQKVLLSRLLAIGPKILILDEPTRGVDVGAKSEIYSIIDNLAKSGTAVLVISSDLPEIIGICDRVVVMRAGHIAGQIRRDATSPLNQEEIMALATGTEQLDA; encoded by the coding sequence ATGAGCGAGCCCATCCTCGAGATGCGCCGGGTCTCTAAATCGTTTTTCAGCATCAAGGCGCTGCGCGACGTCGACCTCACCGTCTACGCGGGCGAGATCCACGCTTTGATGGGCGAGAACGGCGCCGGCAAATCCACCCTGATGAAGATCTTGTCGGGCGCCTACCGGCCGGACCCGGGCAGCGAAATCCGCATCGATGGCCAGCCCGTGCAGATCAGCGGCCCGCTCGGCGGCCGCGCGGCCGGCATCGCGATCATCTATCAGGAACTCTCGCTCGCCCCCAATCTGAGCGTTGCGGAGAATATCTATCTCGGTCGCGAGGTCTCCCGCGGCGGCTTGCTCGCGCGCGAGGCGATGCAGGCCGGCGTCGGTCCGATCCTGGCGCGGCTCGGCGCGGATTTCACGCCGCAGACGCTGGTCGCCAATCTCTCGATGGGCCAACGCCAATTGGTCGAGATCGCGCGCGCGCTGCACGCCCGCTCCAGGATCCTGATCATGGACGAGCCGACCACCGCGCTCTCGGCCGGTGAGAGCGAAAGGCTGTTTGCGCTGATCCGCCAGCTGCGCGCCGAAGGCCTCGCCATCATCTACATCTCGCATCGCATGGACGAGGTCTATGCGCTCGGCGATCGCGTCACGGTGCTGCGCGACGGCACGCTGGTGGGTTCGCTCGACAAGGGCGACATCCGCGCCGACACCATCGTCCGGATGATGGTGGGTCGCGACGTCTCGTCCTTCTACAAGAAGGAGCATGATCCCAGGAACGATCCCAACGCGCGATCGGGAGCTCCCGTGCTCGCGGCCGTCGACATCGCCGACGGCAGGCGCGTCAAGGGATGTTCGCTCACGGTGCATGCGGGCGAGGTGGTCGGTCTTGCCGGCTTGGTCGGCGCCGGCCGCACCGAGCTTGCGCATCTCATCATCGGCGCCGCGCCGATGGTCTCGGGCCATGTCGAAATCGAGGGGCGCGCGGTCTCCATCCGGACGCCGGGCGAGGCGCTGGACGCCGGCATTGCCTATCTCACCGAGGACAGGAAGGCGCTCGGCCTGTTCCTCGACATGTCCTGCCTCGACAACATCAATCTCGCGGTGCTCGGCCGGGATGCGAAATTCGGCGGCATCCTCGACCGCGACAAGGCCCGCGACCGCGCCAAGCGCGCGTTTGCGGGCCTCGGCATCCGCGCTGCGAATGTCGGTGTTCCCGCCGGCGGGCTCTCCGGCGGCAACCAGCAGAAAGTGCTGCTGTCGCGGCTGCTCGCGATCGGCCCGAAGATCCTGATCCTCGACGAGCCGACGCGCGGCGTCGACGTCGGCGCCAAGTCCGAGATCTATTCGATCATCGACAATCTCGCGAAATCCGGCACCGCGGTTCTCGTCATCTCGTCCGACCTGCCCGAGATCATCGGCATCTGCGACCGCGTCGTCGTGATGCGCGCAGGACATATCGCCGGGCAGATCCGGCGCGACGCGACATCGCCGCTCAATCAGGAGGAGATCATGGCCCTCGCCACCGGAACGGAGCAGCTCGATGCCTGA